Proteins from one Deinococcus aestuarii genomic window:
- a CDS encoding ParB/RepB/Spo0J family partition protein: MTRRRPERKRDLAGLLGEATDLTRAQSAEQSLPVASLRPGPVQPRRAFTETGLQDLARSMREHGVLQPLLVRPVGDGYEIVAGERRWRAAGLAGLSEVPVVVRTLSDEQARVAALIENLQREDLNVIDEVDAKLGLVALALGLSPEDARARLMQLLREVPGPDHQTVETVFAPLGEGWETFAKNKLRLLNWPAPLLEALRGGLPYTLAAVVAGAPAEHQARLIELATGGATRSALREEVQRLGRAQGAGEPSQALEAVRRLSSRRFMARLTPEDRRSVERWLAKMPPVLREQPEDVT; this comes from the coding sequence GTGACCCGCAGGCGCCCGGAACGCAAACGGGACCTCGCCGGTCTGCTCGGGGAGGCGACCGACCTCACCCGCGCCCAGAGCGCCGAGCAAAGCCTCCCGGTCGCCAGCCTGCGGCCCGGCCCTGTGCAGCCCCGGCGGGCCTTCACGGAGACGGGCCTTCAGGACCTCGCCCGGAGCATGCGCGAACACGGGGTGCTTCAACCCTTGCTCGTCCGGCCGGTCGGGGACGGGTATGAGATCGTGGCGGGGGAACGGCGCTGGCGGGCGGCGGGGCTCGCCGGGCTGAGCGAGGTGCCGGTGGTGGTCCGCACGCTCAGCGACGAGCAGGCGCGCGTGGCCGCATTGATCGAGAACTTGCAGCGCGAGGACCTCAACGTCATCGACGAGGTGGACGCCAAACTCGGGCTGGTCGCGCTCGCGCTGGGCCTCTCCCCGGAAGACGCCCGCGCCCGCCTGATGCAGCTCCTGCGGGAGGTGCCGGGTCCCGACCACCAGACGGTGGAGACTGTGTTCGCCCCCCTCGGCGAGGGCTGGGAGACCTTTGCCAAGAACAAGTTGCGCCTGCTGAACTGGCCCGCCCCCCTGCTGGAGGCGCTGCGCGGCGGCTTGCCCTACACGCTGGCGGCGGTGGTGGCCGGGGCCCCGGCAGAACATCAGGCCCGCTTGATCGAACTCGCCACCGGGGGCGCCACCCGCTCGGCGCTGCGCGAGGAGGTCCAGCGGCTCGGCCGGGCTCAGGGGGCAGGGGAGCCCTCGCAGGCCCTGGAGGCGGTTCGTCGGCTCTCCAGCCGCCGCTTCATGGCCCGTCTCACCCCGGAGGACCGCCGGTCCGTCGAGCGGTGGCTGGCGAAGATGCCCCCGGTGCTGCGTGAGCAGCCCGAGGACGTGACCTAG
- a CDS encoding ParA family protein: MIALTVFNHAGGAGKTSLTRDVGYELARSGLRTLLIDLDPQANLTGWLGVTGVTRPSTVYPVAVEGLPLPGPLRVHGLDLIPAHVSLALAEGQMMGRVGAQSRLHRALQDVREHYDVALIDSPPSLGQLAILGALAADRMIVPVPTRQKGLDALPGLQEAFGEYREVRPDLTVAVYVPTFYDARRLHDREVLADLQAHLSPLATPVPQREAVWLDSTAQGAPVGVYAPGSPVHRDIIAVTRDIAREVGLPFEVRA, encoded by the coding sequence ATGATCGCCCTGACTGTCTTCAACCACGCCGGAGGCGCGGGCAAGACCTCGCTCACCCGCGACGTGGGGTACGAGCTGGCCCGCTCCGGCCTGCGCACGCTGCTGATCGACCTCGACCCACAGGCCAACCTCACGGGCTGGCTGGGGGTGACGGGCGTCACCCGGCCCAGCACGGTGTATCCGGTGGCCGTCGAGGGACTGCCGCTCCCAGGGCCCTTGCGGGTCCACGGGCTGGACCTCATTCCCGCGCACGTGAGCCTCGCGCTCGCCGAGGGACAGATGATGGGCCGGGTCGGGGCCCAGAGCCGCCTGCACCGGGCGCTTCAGGACGTGCGCGAGCACTACGATGTCGCCCTGATCGACTCGCCGCCCAGCCTGGGCCAGCTCGCCATCCTGGGCGCGCTCGCCGCCGACCGGATGATCGTGCCGGTCCCCACCCGGCAAAAGGGCCTGGACGCCCTGCCGGGATTGCAGGAGGCGTTCGGCGAGTACCGCGAGGTCCGTCCCGACCTCACCGTCGCCGTCTACGTGCCGACCTTCTACGACGCCCGCCGCCTGCACGACCGCGAGGTCCTCGCCGACCTCCAGGCCCACCTCTCCCCGCTGGCGACCCCGGTGCCGCAGCGGGAGGCCGTGTGGCTCGACTCGACGGCCCAGGGCGCCCCGGTGGGCGTCTACGCCCCCGGCAGCCCGGTCCACCGCGACATCATCGCCGTGACCCGGGACATCGCCCGTGAGGTGGGCCTGCCCTTCGAGGTGCGCGCGTGA
- a CDS encoding replication initiator protein A yields the protein MTAKPTGQPARPSSGARGQVLAERRERIDELNLGRLGLICVQERIPDKYTSWEVAFEVDGQPALLSCVAPSEFGGVPHGLDGDILNGILAIFVEQGAPEGGEVISTAHQILQRAGLDTGGRYYQVLRASLHRLNSAKFVTQNAWRAHGQRRWTTQTFSLVEGLAYESDEQTLGKGSVIHIRLPKPLVLSVRSKFIKPLDPVLLELLERPLARSVYRLLDAKRYDPTDPQVITMELRMALVAWGQECKLKDLVPSRIRRTLEKAHDDLKACGYLSDVDYEGVGSGQEIVYRFGDGSCFGLDLISRIMKHGVGQYVAQGIVQSVSREDLLHRLAKAEFLLGRDRDRIQNVAGFVVTVLKDDGSRYPDPEGFVSPTAVSAPPPSPTVEEDVEVVRRVREEELRSQPREAQADAIVARLRLLCGVHVVKVGAARMSAVHQAITEGVLDAVLVEREMMAAVFEGRTEAFLKALVKEAGDRRRQGQGALLEG from the coding sequence GTGACCGCGAAGCCGACCGGCCAACCTGCACGACCCTCCTCTGGGGCGCGGGGCCAGGTGCTGGCGGAGCGCCGGGAGCGGATTGATGAACTCAACCTCGGGCGCCTCGGGCTGATCTGCGTGCAGGAGCGCATCCCCGACAAGTACACGAGCTGGGAGGTCGCCTTCGAGGTCGACGGTCAACCGGCCCTGCTGTCCTGTGTCGCCCCCAGCGAATTCGGCGGGGTGCCGCACGGCCTGGACGGGGACATCCTCAACGGTATCCTCGCCATCTTCGTCGAGCAGGGCGCACCCGAGGGCGGAGAGGTCATCTCCACCGCCCACCAGATTCTGCAACGGGCCGGTCTCGATACCGGGGGCCGGTACTATCAGGTGTTGCGGGCGAGCCTGCACCGCCTCAACAGCGCGAAATTCGTCACCCAGAACGCCTGGCGCGCGCACGGGCAGCGCCGCTGGACGACGCAGACCTTCTCGCTCGTCGAGGGTCTGGCCTACGAGAGTGACGAGCAGACCCTCGGCAAGGGCAGCGTCATTCACATTCGGCTGCCCAAACCGCTCGTGCTAAGCGTCCGCTCGAAATTCATCAAGCCGCTCGATCCGGTGTTGCTGGAGCTGCTCGAACGGCCCCTCGCCCGCAGCGTCTACCGCCTGCTGGACGCCAAGCGGTACGACCCCACCGACCCCCAGGTCATCACGATGGAACTGCGGATGGCGCTCGTCGCCTGGGGTCAGGAATGCAAGCTCAAGGACCTCGTGCCCAGCCGCATCAGGCGCACTCTGGAAAAGGCCCACGACGACCTCAAAGCCTGCGGATACCTCTCGGATGTCGATTACGAGGGTGTCGGGAGCGGCCAGGAGATCGTCTACCGCTTCGGCGACGGGTCCTGCTTCGGGCTGGACCTGATTTCCCGCATCATGAAACACGGCGTCGGCCAGTATGTCGCGCAGGGCATCGTGCAGAGTGTCTCCCGCGAGGACTTGCTGCACCGCCTTGCCAAAGCGGAGTTCCTGCTGGGCCGCGACCGGGACCGTATCCAGAACGTGGCCGGGTTTGTCGTGACGGTCCTCAAGGACGACGGCTCGCGTTATCCCGACCCCGAGGGGTTCGTTTCCCCCACCGCCGTGTCTGCCCCGCCCCCGTCCCCCACTGTGGAGGAGGACGTGGAGGTCGTCCGCCGTGTCCGCGAGGAGGAGTTGCGCTCGCAGCCGCGTGAGGCGCAGGCCGACGCCATCGTCGCGCGGCTGCGGCTGCTGTGCGGCGTGCATGTCGTCAAGGTCGGCGCGGCCCGGATGAGCGCCGTGCATCAGGCCATCACCGAGGGTGTTCTCGATGCCGTCCTCGTGGAACGTGAGATGATGGCCGCCGTGTTCGAGGGCCGCACCGAGGCATTCCTGAAAGCACTCGTCAAGGAGGCCGGGGACCGCCGCCGCCAGGGACAGGGCGCGTTGCTCGAAGGCTGA
- a CDS encoding MarR family transcriptional regulator, which yields MRTAGPQPGDTPALLNRIERDWHAARPDVDPGPMLTVIAVQRTSHLLQAALERFFARHDLTPSAFDVLATLRRSAPPEGLTLGELASLMAITPPAVTKRVDGLERRGWVARQADGQDRRTVRAGLTAEGRRAVDRLLAAHVAHEEQLLSALSPAERLTLRSLLGRLPAGVEVEDGG from the coding sequence GTGAGGACGGCTGGCCCGCAGCCGGGGGACACTCCGGCCCTGCTGAACCGCATCGAGCGCGACTGGCACGCCGCGCGGCCCGACGTAGACCCTGGACCGATGCTGACGGTCATCGCGGTGCAGCGGACCTCGCATCTGCTTCAGGCGGCCCTGGAGCGTTTTTTCGCGCGGCACGACCTGACGCCCTCGGCCTTCGACGTGCTGGCGACCCTGCGGCGCTCGGCCCCCCCGGAGGGCCTGACCCTGGGGGAACTCGCGAGCCTCATGGCGATCACGCCGCCCGCCGTGACCAAGCGGGTGGACGGGCTGGAGCGGCGCGGCTGGGTGGCGAGGCAGGCGGACGGACAAGACCGCCGCACGGTGAGGGCGGGGCTCACGGCCGAGGGGCGGCGGGCGGTCGATAGGCTGCTGGCGGCTCACGTGGCCCACGAGGAACAGCTCCTGAGCGCCCTGAGCCCGGCCGAAAGGCTCACCTTGCGCAGCCTGCTCGGGCGCCTTCCGGCCGGGGTGGAGGTGGAGGACGGGGGGTGA
- a CDS encoding DMT family transporter has translation MSLAVLLGTLGAGLGLSAGLAFNLRLARALGTPLAATLVNFAVGAVLLLSLWVLGVDGARPSAFPPLWTLLGGLFGATYVTLSLIGAARLGVGLSTVAVTLGQVLGALLIGAAGWLGQAPQRPTLTAWLSAALLLGAVALLARDREQGGA, from the coding sequence GTGAGCCTCGCCGTCCTGCTGGGAACATTGGGCGCCGGATTGGGGCTCTCGGCTGGGCTGGCCTTCAACCTGCGGTTGGCCCGGGCGCTGGGCACCCCGCTGGCGGCCACCCTCGTCAACTTCGCGGTGGGGGCCGTCCTGCTGTTGAGCCTGTGGGTGCTGGGCGTCGACGGCGCGCGCCCGTCGGCCTTCCCGCCGCTCTGGACGCTGCTGGGGGGCCTGTTCGGCGCGACCTACGTGACGCTCAGCCTGATCGGGGCCGCGCGGCTGGGCGTGGGGCTGAGCACCGTGGCCGTCACCCTGGGCCAGGTGCTGGGCGCCCTGCTCATCGGGGCGGCGGGATGGCTGGGTCAGGCCCCCCAGCGCCCTACCCTGACGGCGTGGCTCAGCGCGGCCCTGCTGCTGGGCGCGGTGGCGCTGCTGGCCCGGGACCGCGAGCAGGGCGGGGCGTGA
- a CDS encoding DMT family transporter, which translates to MSVPLSPRRTLPLALAVLAGVLLPAQFATNGALAGHVHSLTLTAATSYLVGALFLGLLLGTQRLTPNWAAGRRAPRWAWLGGVVGSAYVVGSVLLTRTLGAALATTLVIASQIVAAILLDHFGVLGLARRRVNRVRLLAVMLALGALVLRLWGAR; encoded by the coding sequence ATGTCTGTCCCTCTCTCCCCCCGGCGAACCCTCCCCCTGGCCCTTGCTGTTCTGGCGGGTGTCCTCCTCCCCGCGCAGTTCGCCACGAACGGGGCGCTGGCCGGGCACGTTCACTCCCTGACCCTCACGGCGGCGACCTCCTACCTCGTCGGCGCGCTGTTTCTCGGCCTGCTGCTCGGAACGCAGCGTTTGACCCCAAACTGGGCGGCGGGCCGCCGCGCCCCACGCTGGGCCTGGCTGGGCGGCGTGGTGGGCAGTGCGTACGTAGTCGGGAGCGTGCTGCTGACGCGGACCCTGGGCGCCGCCCTCGCCACGACGCTGGTGATCGCCTCTCAGATCGTGGCCGCCATCCTGCTCGACCACTTCGGCGTGCTGGGTCTGGCGCGCAGGCGGGTCAACCGGGTCCGGCTGCTGGCCGTGATGCTGGCGCTGGGTGCGCTGGTCCTGCGGCTGTGGGGGGCGCGGTGA